The sequence agcttaccgactagagttacctcaacaactcgcggctgtacataacactttccacgtctcgaatttaaagaaatgttttgctaaagaagatctcactattccgttagatgaaatccaaatcaacgaaaaacttcaattcatcgaagaacccgtcgaaataatggatcgtgaggttaaaagacttaagcaaaacaagataccaattgttaaggttcgatggaatgctcgtagaggacccgagttcacctgggagcgtgaagatcagatgaagaagaaatacccgcatctatttcccgaagattcgtcaacaccttcaacagcttaaaatttcgggacgaaatttatttaacgggtaggtactgtagtgacccgaacttttccatgtttatatatattaattgagattgatatttacatgattaaatgttttcaacatgttaagcaatcaaacttgttaagacttgattaattgaaatatgtttcatatagacaattgaccacccaagttgatcggtgattcacgaatgttaaaacttgtaaaaactatatgatgacatatatatggatatatatatagttaacatgatactatgataagaaaacatatcataaagtatattaacaatgaactacatatgtaaaaacaagactactaacttaatgatttttaaacgagacatatatgtaacgattatcgttgtaaagacatttaatgtatatatatcatattaagagatattcatacatgataatatcatgataatataataatttaaaatctcatttgatattataaacattgggttaacaacatttaacaagatcgttaacctaaaggtttcaaaacaacacttacatgtaacgactaacgatgacttaacgactcagttaaaatgtatatacatgtagtgttttaatatgtatttatacacttttgaaagacttcaatacacttatcaaaatacttctacttaacaaaaatgcttacaattacatcctcgttcagtttcatcaacaattctactcgtatgcacccgtattcatactcgtacaatacacagcttttagatgtatgtactattggtatatacactccaatgatcagctcttaacagcccatgtgagtcacctaacacatgtgggaaccatcatttggcaactagcatgaaatatctcataaaattacaaaaatatgagtaatcattcatgacttatttacatgaaaacaaaattacatatcctttatatctaatccatacaccaacgaccaaaaacacctacaaaaactttcattattcaattttcttcatctaattgatctctctcaagttctatcttcaagttctaagtgttcttcataaattccaaaagttctagtttcataaaatcaagaatactttcaagtttgctagctcacttccaatcttgtaaggtgatcatccaacctcaagaaatctttgtttcttacagtaggttatcattctaatacaaggtaataatcatattcaaactttggttcaatttctataactataacaatcttatttcaagtgatgatcttacttgaacttgttttcgtgtcatgattctgcttcaagaacttcgagccatccaaggatccattgaagctagatccatttttctcttttccagtaggtttatccaaggaaattaaggtagtaatgatgttcataacatcattcgattcatacatataaagctatcttattcgaaggtttaaacttgtaatcactagaacatagtttagttaattctaaacttgttcgcaaacaaaagttaatccttctaacttgacttttaaaatcaactaaacacatgttctatatctatatgatatgctaacttaatgatttaaaacctggaaacacgaaaaacaccataaaaccggatttacgccgtcgtagtaacaccgcgggctgttttgggttagttaattaaaaactatgataaactttgatttaaaagttgttattctgagaaaatgatttttattatgaacatgaaactatatccaaaaattatgattaaactcaaagtggaagtatgttttctaaaatggtcatctagacgtcattctttcgactgaaatgactacctttacaaaaatgacttgtaacttatttttccgactataaacctatacttttctgtttagattcataaaatagagttcaatatgaaaccatagcaatttgattcactaaaaacggatttaaaatgaagaagttatgggtaaaacaagattggataatttttctcattttagctacgtgaaaattggtaacaaatctattccaaccataacttaatcaacttgtattgtatattatgtaatcttgagataccatagacacgtatacaatgtttcgacctatcatgtcgacacatctatatatatttcggaacaaccatagacactctatatgtgaatgttggagttagctatacagggttgaggttgattccaaaatatatatagtttgagttgtgatcaatactgagatacgtatacactgggtcgtggattgattcaagataatatttatcgatttatttctgtacatctaactgtggacaactagttgtaggttactaacgaggacagctgacttaataaacttaaaacatcaaaatatattaaaagtgttgtaaatatattttgaacatactttgatatatatgtatatattgttataggttcgtgaatcaaccagtggccaagtcttacttcccgacgaagtaaaaatctgtgaaagtgagttatagtcccacttttaaaatctaatatttttgggatgagaatacatgcaggttttataaatgatttacaaaatagacacaagtacgtgaaactacattctatggttgaattatcgaaatcgaatatgccccttttataaagtctggtaatctaagaattagggaacagacaccctaattgacgagaatcctaaagatagatctgttgggcctaacaaaccccatccaaagtaccggatgctttagtacttcgaaatttatatcatatccgaagggtgtcccggaatgatggggatattcttatatatgcatcttgttattgtcggttaccaggtgttcaccatatgaatgatttttatctctatgtatgggatgtgtattgaaatatgaaatcttgtggtctattgttacgatttgatatatatataggttaaacctataactcaccaacatttttgttgacgtttaaagcatgtttattctcaggtgaatactaagagcttccgctgttgcatactaaaataaggacaagatttggagtccatgtttgtatgatattgtgtaaaaactgcattcaagaaactgatttcgatgtaacatatttgtattgtaaaccattatgtaatggtcgtgtgtaaacaggatattttagattatcattatttgataatctacgtaaagctttttaaacctttatttatgaaataaaggttatggtttgttttaaaaatgaatgcagtctttgaaaaacgtctcatatagaggtcaaaacctcgcaacgaaatcaattaatatggaacgtttttaatcaataagaacgggacatttcataacctaCTCTTGAGCTTTGGAATGAACCTCACGTTCCTCAAGATCCAAGTGTGTTTAACCACAAGATCACCAATACCCGCAACATCAAGTGTACTCCCATTCGCGACTCGAACCTTACCGGAATACGACTTGAAAttcaccatctcgttcatgtatggggTATCATGAcacgaggcacccgaatctaaaacccaagattcgtcaagaacaTCTTCTTGGCATAACAACGCATCTTCAATCACCATATTCGTTGAACTCCAACCCGACATTAAACTCGGGCACTTAGACTTATAGTGATCgacttgttgacaattccaacacaccacaCTCTTGCTCTTTGACGAACTTCGCGACTTAGCTCTTCCCCGACCAACACTTAGAACCGAACCCGAACTCCTattcgaatctttcctacgaatatcttcgctaagaatcaaatcacggattccttcaaaagtgagtttagtagttccggatgaaccacTAACCGCCGTCACTAAACCGGACCAACTATCGGGCAATGAAGATAGTAAAAATAATGCCTCTAGCTTATCATCAAATTTAATTTCAACCGATTTCAACCGGGTTAAAATCAAATTAAATTCGTTCACATGATTCGCTACCGAGGATCCCTCCATCATCCTAGCGTTCACCAATTGCCTAACTAGGAAAACCTTGTTCAAAGCGgatggcttttcatacatgttagataaagccgcAATCAATCCCGCCGTTGTGGTTTCACCCACAATGTTGTAAGCGacgttcttggccagagaaagtcgAACAACCCCTAGGGCTTGCCTATCTAATAACTCCCACTAGCCTTGATCCATTCCTTCCGGCTTAACACCCTTCAAGTgttggtaaagcttcttttgatatAGCATATCTtccatttgcatcttccaaaaactaaagtcggttccatcaaaccgatcgatcttcacatcactcttttccGTCATTGTTTCCGAAAACTCGTAAACCCgagagctcttgataccacttgttaggaaaccCGACTAGGTGAGCCCAAACAAGACTAGATAACCCCAAGTTATCAACCCACTTCCAATAAACAAAAATATAGTGAAACGATTATAAAGCTAGCAAGAATGATAAAAACAagggaatttaacgtggttatatgcaatcgtttatgattgctttagtccacggccaatCAAAAAGTGTTCTATATTGATTAATTTCGTGGTGgtgagtttacaatgagttacaatgaGGATTATTTATAAGAAACCAAGAACACTTAAGAAAACATAAGCATGCTTCAAGTAATCATCAACTAGCCATCTTGATCCTCTTTACACCCTTGTATTAGCATGATCACAGCTCTAAAACAAGGTGTAAAGTAGCCCACATGTTCCTAAAGTGACAACTTGGACAATCAAATACGGATCCCATGTGCAAAAGTTGATCAACATGCTGACAGCTCACTTCCAggtaccagatgcgccgcatcacttGCCAGAAATGCGCCATATCCCTTTTGAAACCCCGCATCCAAAACCTTCGGCATAAAACGTtgcatggatgcgccgcatccatcataGGATGCGCCGCATCGATCACCAGAACCAGTTTTCTACATGTTTAAACGTCTCCACACCTCAACACAATAGCCTTAAGTCCCTAAAGACTTTCGTTAACACGTTTTAATTATAATGTGTTGTACTATATGATAGTGACCAGTTTAAAAGTAATAAACGTTGCGTACAATACATTAATAGTTGTCGTTAGCAAACTTCTTAACATTTTTAATCAAAAAATGCCTTGTTATATGAAGCATACAGAGTATACTACGTACATACATACCATAAGGTATGCAGAGTACTATTTTTTGTTTAGCGTACTAATTCAATTCTCATATGATTTTATTTCCTCGTTAAGATTTGTAAAAATCTTGTACGTAGCATttgtatatttaaaatagttacggAGTACTAAATTGTATAGTATCTGATATTTAATTTAGTGACAGTATTAAGGATGTTGTtagaaaaatattaaaaaaatatgttGAAGGTGTTATATAATACTTGGTAAATACGGAGTAGTAAAGATATGTTGATCGCAATAAGTGACATGATACGTGTAATTAATACTTgtgatataactgttgttgtatttTTTAATTAGTCTTTATGAAATTATGTATGTATTTTGACGGTTGACTAAAGTTGGTAAATAAATGAATAAGCCGGTTCTATGATAAGGACAACTATTCAAGTGTACCCACTGCATTGTTGGCATTTCCAGCCTTCACTCTCACCAAATCCTTGTACGCCGACTTTTAGGAAACGCGTCGTcataaaattaatttaataattaaattaaattaaaatacaataatattgtttaaatttatatttatgcaATTATGCTTTATTATATTATGGTATACTAAAATATACTATATAATCAATACTACTAATAGTTTAGTAATTTTATTAAGACCAACTATTATTCTCATAAGTAGTTTTTTCTATGACAGCTCCATCGACTGTCGACACACTTATGGTAGTGTACACTTTAATAATCtccatttaaaaaataaaaatatatattttttttttttttagcgaaAAGAGACTTGTATTAATTGAAATGAtcttcatcaaaacaatgaagaTATACATGAGTTACATTGACGGAGTAAGAACTTTACCCATAAACGGAAAATACAAACTTGAAAGAAAAAACTAAACATAATAACGACGGGTTATGGTCCCATACATAATATTGAGACCCGTTGCATAACTTAAGGTTTGTTGCCCAAAGAAATGTCTTAAGTTTGATGTTACGGATCAAAACCGATCGACACGTGACTTTTTGGTTGAATATGAAATCATTTCTTGCCACCCAAATTGCCCAAATCGTTGCGAGACCGATCAACTTCCAAAACTTGGACGCTTTAATACCCATACCGTAAAACCAATAAAACAAAAAGTCCTCAATTGAGGCCGGAATAATCCACACCAAATTCCACCAAGAGAATAGAGATGACCAACCTTGAACGTCCACTTACAATGTAACAAAAGATGATTGACCATTTAGACTTCCTCCAAACACCAAATGCACAAATTCGATTGTGAAGATGGTAAGATGTGTCTTTTAGTCAAGACATCATACACGGGAATACTATTACGGATTGCAAGCCACTGATAAAGCATGACTTTAGACGGGACGTTATTTCCCCAAACGACTTTAGGCCTCCTCGGGGGAACAACAACATTAGATTGCACAAGAATACTAACCGCATCCGCCACCGAGTATTCACCTTCGGTGGAGGTTGACCAAACAAACCGGTCTTCAACAGAGAAATTCAAATGGACATTTGATAACAGGAGATCcatatcatccattttaattgagtTAAACAAAGAAATGGGCCTAACTAGCCCAATATCCCACCCCCCTGAATGTAACAGGCCTGAGTAATTATCACGAGCAAAACATTGACTAACCGTGGCCATGTGACAACGACTTGATACAAACAGAGAAGGAAAAGTATCTTTAAGAGTCCATCCATTTATCCAAACATCATACCAAAATAGAACGTTAGCTCCATTTCCAACTTTCCATTTCCACACATTCGGCCCAACTACACCTCATTATGGTTGCAATCCAATGCTTACGTATCCATGCTTGAACTAAAGAGAAAAAATCTAATCTCCACATAGAAATGAGTCCTCCCGATCTACCACAAGCCTCCACTTGAATTGAATCAAAAGCATAGTGCTTCCAAATTTCATTTAAGGTTGTTTGTGCCACTACCTTCACCATGGTTTCTTGTATAGCTAAGAATTGAATTTGAAAACGGTTGACTAGTTTACCCGCCATTCGACCTCTTGTCTTGTTCCCAAGGCCTCGGGTATTCCACGAGGCGATCCTCATGGTTTCAAAATTTTGGTAGGAGTATCGTCATCAACCAAGTTTTGCATCATTGCTCCAAAATTGGCCATCTCCTCTATGAAAGAAAGTTTATTACCCCCAAACTTGTTTTGATTGCTTTTCCCCATTTTCACCGATGTACCATTGCCAACAACATGAATAATTTCACTTTCGGTATCAAACTCATTAGAAAGATTATTGATTTGATCGACCCATTCGTTCACTATAATTTTACCTTTATCATTTATTTTACACCCCTTTGAATTAACATGATTAGGTTGTGAAGTGGAAGCAGACTCACCAGCTATTTTAGAGTCGATAGGAGAAGTAGTGTTACACCTTTTTTGGAGTTTTTCACACGAATCTTCACAGCCTAATTTTACACCCAGATCTTGGTTGTGAGAATTTGAAGGAATGATCTTAGAAGCAAAAGATTGGTCAAAGACAGGAGGAATAAAATTTTTCACTGGAGAATTTGCAAGGATCGACTTTTTTGGTGACACAAGGAGGGTAGGATAGTCATTTAAGTTTAGGTTAAAAGGGTCCTTTTTTAAAAGAGGAATGGGTGCAGAGAGTGACTTTTCATCTTTACCCATACTTTCACTATCTTGTCCCATACTAGTAGCTTTGAACAGAGACAATTTAATCACTTTTTCTGACTTTCTGAAATCGCCAAGCCTATCCTTTTGATCCTTAACCGCTTTAGTCACCTTTTCTAGAGAGTTATGAATCACATTTGAATTGTTTACCCGACTAGGAACATTTGACTTTTGAGGGgtttgataattcaaatccaattcAATAACGTCTACTTCACCTTCTTCCAAATTAGTTTCTTTCCCATTCAGTTGAGGTTCAGGTACCGGAATCTCAGGCTGTTCAGCAGACAAATTTTCCTTAGGGAGATCAACCCCTTCATGTAGCATCAAGTTGTATTCCTCGATGATAACCTCACTAACCGTTTCCATAAAATCCTCTTCAATAACCTCTTCAACCCACACCTTACCAAAGGGACAATTATACAAATTAGCCTGAACATATTGTTGAATAGGACCTGGTTCATCAGTTTCGACTAGTGCTTGCAATACATCCGGTCGTTGAAGATTATGAGACAAAGCATCAACGTGTAAAACCCTTCCAAAGGCACTAGCAGCTTCGATTGTGCAGTTGGCCGAACAAACATTAAAAGGAATCCCTTTAACTGCAAGTTTTGTGATTCTAAAAAACTTATTCTTGAAATTTATCATTGGAATGACTTGAATAAATTCCAACTCATTGTTGGATGGTCCCTTAGTCATTCTCTTATATCCTTCTTCATCCTTACAAGAAACAATGTAACCATACGAACCCCAAGTAGACACCGAATGAACACTAATTGATCTATCTTTTAACCAATTAAATAGTTTTAAGGCTTTGATAGGAACATTATCAACTATAAGAGCCGTTAAATGTAAACGATCCGTTACCTCTTGGTTGATGTCCAGATTTATAACCTTGTTGTTCATGCCTGAAGGATACTGTTTTGATGAGTGTTTATTTTCTGGATCTGTTGACTGATGGGCATCTTTTGGGCGATCATTACCTTCAACTGAAGTAGCAAACTTGATATTGAGTTCTTTTTTGGCATACCCAACAATCAACCGTCGGCCATTAATACTTCTGCCATTCATCTCTTGTAAGACCCTCTTTGCTTGAAAAACATGTTGAAATTTTACAAAGGCAAAGTTTCTGAATTGTTTCCAGGAAATTCCTTCAATCGAGCCAAAAGTGTATAAATTGTTATAAATTGTGTCCTGGTTTGTGAATTTCGATAGCCCCCCCAAAAACAGAGTAGATTTTTGAGGATAATCATGGATTGTTGATCGTTTATGAGTAGGAATTTGTTGGTTTAATTTGTGTTGTGTTTTGATTGGAATTGAATTTGGAAAGGAAGGTTTGAAATTTGGGTTTGAAGATTCTACGGAGAGAGAATTTGGAAAAGCCATTTTTTCTTTTGAGTGAAAttttgttataaaaaaaataaaaatatttgatATATATCGTGATTTAATGCGTATCAATGAAATCCTAAAtaattatactccctccgtcccacttaaatgtccacatttccattttgggacgtcccattacaagtgtccactttgtgtttcaaccaaccagaagaggttattctggagagagaagaattctgattggtggagaatgaagttagtgagatttcctaaaactgtgtgcaaaaagtaagtggacacttataatgggacggagggagtatactccTAATGTTTACTTGAATTATGAATTTGTTGGATAAATTAAAATTTAGAtataaaatacatacatacatatacatatagttatgATATATAGAGTATACATCATTGATTTTTATAACAACATCAGTGATCAATGATAAATTTGAATCAACATTGTATTGTAGCTAATGTGGTAGTGATCTGTTTTTTTTAGTGAGAGTCAAGAGTTCGACTCCCGTAAAATGCAATATTGCACACAAAGTTATTCCTTAaccgttgaatctgtcttttttgAATCATGAATCATTTAAGATaaaaaattgtaattaataattcgtCTCCGCTCTATCACACAGATAATGTCATACATACCCTCTCAACTCATTCTCACACCTATAAATACAAGTTGAAACCTTAGTTCATTCATACTCAAATACACTACTAACTTATACTCCCATTAAAGTCTAATTTATCTATCTTTCGTTGTACAACTAAAATTAAAATGGGCATTTCCAACGTTCTTGTTGCTTCACTTCTTGTTTCCCTATTTCTCTTCCAACTTTCTCAAGCAGTCAATCCTACTCAACTTGTAATATTCATTCTCTTTATTTAATTTTCTTTAAGTGTTCACGATCACTTAGTTATGTGCATTTGAATTATATGGAACCTATTTTGATATTATTTGTGTTTTTTTTACCAAATATTAACATTTACATAATTTTTTTGGTTAGAGTGACGCTCACGGTGACGGATACTCACCCATCAAGATCGGTACTGTTTACAACCGTTTCAATTAAACATGGCATAAAAAATTCTCATTTTTATCTTAACATATAGCCGTTGACTAAATTAGTTAATTTATTTTACAATGCAGATTGTGGAGAAGCATGTGTAGCAAGGTGCAAACTGTCCAAGAGGCCTAACTTGTGTCACAGAGCTTGTGGCACGTGTTGCGGAaggtgatggaaaatcgtgtgtacttttaccaattcagattaacgcagcggatagttaaaataataatcttttattattttatgaacaaaatttaacaagattaaattttcacttatttaatgaaacttgcacatgattaacgatcccaaaaatccagttacaccataataattgtcatgaatataaatcataagatgagtaaacgatatacctttcttgaagaaactgattgaaggagagaaacctttcttgaagaacctgattgaaggagagaaacctacgatcaaaaatatgaccgtctctttggatagtccacactacacttcaaacaacgtcaatggatgctagtccaaacccaagtaataatcaatcaacctttgattaatattatgaacccaaaatatgtaatatgtgtttttccTTTTAGTTCATCGAAAGCATTTAGAATGATTCAAAAATTACTTCGTAATATGAtacacatatatgaatatataatatatcccatttgtttggtagcataaagtaaatcaaaagaaatcaagatcattttcaaatacaatgctatattttaaaaaggtgtatttctcaaatactttaagggtagtttatgaaacttataattaataatttcaatcatgtcattttcatgtgaatagtaaataaattaatttcaATTCACCTTTTGAAAATGAAACGTAAATCCAAATTATTAGATCAATtatatatcataaagtcgtattttacaaatacttcaggggtagtttatgaaacttataattaataatttctatcatgtcactttcatgtgaatagtaaattaattaatttcgttttatttactattcacatgaatagtaaatgaattaatttcgatttactattttgttacttgagtaatatatatacatcatatatatattttatttgacgtctcggtgtatatgtgtgtgaccccgaaggctcaaatgaggttggccatatagttatatgttgtaccttgcacattaatccttcagactcccacttgtgcatggcacaacaccaagtaactatacaaacaatgataagcgtctagcaacacgtcattgtccccaaattcacgtgaggatagtttctcgaaactgtttatggtaagtgttaaatgtcattcgtccttttgtttcagatactttagttaaacttgagatatggatcatcggttattctcatttgtttaacaattttatttctcgatcttagaactgaattagatcaccaaattaattaagtatcatcttaattacatctgggtgcggccacacaaatatcttattcattcatcgaggagctcaaaaagtatctaactccaaacattttagaggaacaaatcatatattgcatacacgtgtctatcacgagccttacattatacccaataatggcctttataacagccttattcaggacagcgtttaaccatatcaaaatacaatgctacactcatcaagacgggcgtgcatctcaagtctaaggacacaaagacataatcactaaaagattcactactgactacgatccatgtagtgacatctcatggttgggtcattccaatattcatcatcaatgaatacatatgaattttggtctcaacaagttaactattcatcatcaatgaatataaccaaaattttacattaatcttaattcatgttattcccataacatgaccgattatggagattttgaataatcaacaattattcatggattaaacatgcaaatatagaacacagtgatataaatgaaaacgaccatatcaagtatgtcagttcattaatataaaactgcttaatgttccaaaaatatccaaatattaaattacaaatgaaaaagatcagcagcataacgaagtccaatactactagcatgatcatcatgcttgttgtgcatcatgggcttcgtgaacgggtcagcacattatcatttgtatgaacctttaagaatactaatatcattcctcttaatgacttaatgaatgtagtcaaacttttgaagaatgtgccagatacttttatgtagatgtgattctttcaaaagtatattaacactcaaactatcacagtacatattatagaaggttaaatgttgtgtactactctgagtataacaacaaacttccttatccagacagctttctgagcagcttctcaatcaacaatgtattctgcttttgttgtagattgttcaatagtgctcttcctagagctcttccaatcaactgtcttgtccatcatgacaaagaaacaacgtgactggatcgagaatcatcttgatcagtttggaaactagaatcagtataaaaacttaatacttaactcttcttccaaaccaccgtaaaccaagaacatatcattagtactctacaaatactaaagaatattcttaacaacaatccaatatatttcacctggattatgttgacaatgactcgtcaaactcaaaactaatgaaacatcgagtatagtacatatcatggcatacataatggatcatatagccgaagcatatgtgatacatttcatttgtctcatctcatctgctgtgataggacttttgagactttctcacggttatgccCTTTTTCATTGGCAAatctccatgcttggagttttgcatgctaaatctctgcaagataatgtatgtactttgattcaaacgaataagccaattggatctattgtatagatcctcattccaataatataagtagcttcatcaagatcctttatgaaaatacatttttcaagccaagacttgacatcttgcaagttggaatgttatttctaataagtaatatgtcatcaacatataagatcaagaagactactctgctcccactagctctaatgtaaactcagagcttatcttggttttgagaattgATTTTCttattaaacttaagattc comes from Rutidosis leptorrhynchoides isolate AG116_Rl617_1_P2 chromosome 4, CSIRO_AGI_Rlap_v1, whole genome shotgun sequence and encodes:
- the LOC139845129 gene encoding gibberellin-regulated protein 1-like — translated: MGISNVLVASLLVSLFLFQLSQAVNPTQLSDAHGDGYSPIKIDCGEACVARCKLSKRPNLCHRACGTCCGRCNCVPPGTSGNYESCACYADMTTRGNKKKCP